One stretch of Candidatus Campbellbacteria bacterium DNA includes these proteins:
- a CDS encoding PCRF domain-containing protein gives MSNQTTKRIKEIEEEMQIPGFWDDKKRAAELTQELHELKKSGGGSENYPAILTIISGAGGDDAEDFARMLFEMYYKFFEREGWEVAIIEKKETEHKGLKSGKMEVLKKGSYATLKNESGVHRLVRVSPFNAKKQRHTSFALVEVIPKLPPLKEVIINPEDVEVFLARSSGPGGQNVNKRETSVRIKHKETGILVHCEGERSQARNKECALEILRGKLFTLKKEQREKAKSSYSSKDVSIEWGNQIRSYVLHPYKMVKDHRTNYEERFPEKVFDGHIGCFLKNKND, from the coding sequence ATGTCTAATCAAACAACAAAAAGAATAAAGGAGATAGAGGAGGAGATGCAGATCCCTGGTTTTTGGGATGATAAGAAGCGAGCAGCAGAGCTTACACAGGAACTTCATGAATTAAAAAAGTCGGGTGGGGGTTCAGAGAATTATCCAGCCATATTGACTATTATCTCAGGGGCAGGGGGTGATGATGCTGAAGATTTTGCGAGGATGCTTTTTGAGATGTATTATAAATTTTTTGAAAGAGAGGGGTGGGAGGTTGCTATTATTGAAAAAAAAGAGACAGAGCACAAGGGTCTAAAAAGCGGGAAAATGGAGGTCCTAAAAAAGGGTTCTTATGCGACATTAAAAAATGAATCGGGTGTCCATCGGCTTGTTAGGGTTTCTCCTTTTAATGCAAAGAAACAGCGACACACTTCTTTCGCGCTTGTTGAAGTTATACCCAAACTTCCGCCACTCAAAGAGGTTATAATAAACCCAGAGGATGTGGAGGTGTTTCTTGCTCGTTCAAGTGGTCCTGGGGGTCAGAATGTAAACAAAAGGGAGACATCAGTTCGTATAAAACACAAAGAGACGGGCATACTGGTTCATTGTGAGGGTGAGAGGTCACAGGCAAGAAACAAAGAGTGTGCACTTGAGATTTTGCGTGGAAAACTTTTTACGCTGAAAAAAGAGCAGAGGGAAAAAGCAAAATCAAGTTACTCTTCTAAGGATGTTTCTATTGAATGGGGCAATCAGATAAGGTCTTATGTTCTCCATCCTTACAAAATGGTGAAAGATCATAGGACAAATTATGAAGAGAGGTTTCCAGAAAAAGTGTTTGATGGGCATATAGGGTGTTTTCTAAAAAACAAAAATGATTAA